The nucleotide sequence CGTCGATGCCGTGGGCGCAGGTCCTCGGCCGGAGGTGTTAGGAGGGGGCCCTTCTACAACAGAAAACGATAAGCGGGGGCCCTTCCTTACTCAGCGCTGGTACTGCACCGGGCCGACGTTGGTGGCCGCCATCCGCTCCAGGCGGCGTACCCGCTCCTCCATCTTCGGGTGGGTGGAGAAGAGGTTCGCAACGCCGCCACCCTTGAACGGGTTGTCGATCATCAGGTGGGCGGTGCTGGTCAGCCGGTTGTCGGCCGGCAGCGGCAGCGCCTTGGTGCCAGCGTGGATCTTGCGAAGCGCGCTGGCCAGCGCCAGCGGGTCGCGGGTGAGCGCGGCACCCGAGGCGTCCGCCTGGAACTCCCGGTTACGGCTGATGGCGAGCTGGATCAGGGTGGCCGCGATCGGGCCGAGGATCAGCGTCAGCAGCAGTACCGCCGGGTTCGGCGAGTCCTCGTCGTCCCCGCCGCCGAGCGGGATGAACCAGGCGATGTTGGCCAGCATGGTGATGATGCCGGCCAGGCCGGCGGCCACGCTGGAGATCAGGATGTCCCGGTTGTAGACGTGGGACAGCTCGTGCCCGATGACGCCCCGCAGCTCCCGGTAGTCCAGGATCTGCGTGATGCCCTGGGTCACGGCGACCGCCGCGTTCTTCGGGTTGCGCCCGGTGGCGAACGCGTTGGGCTGCATGGTCGGGCTTACGTACAACCGGGGCATCGGCTGCTTCGCCTCGGTCGCCAGCTCCCGGACCATCTGGTAGAGCGCCGGGAATTCGGCCTCGGTGACCGGTTGGGCCCGCATCGAGCGAAGTGCGAGCTTGTCCGACCAGAAGTAGCTGGCAGCGTTCAGGGCCAGCGACACGAAGACGGCGATCACCAGACCGCCGCTGCCGCCGAACCAGTAGCCGACGCCGAGGATCAGTGCGGTGAGCAGGCCAAGTAGCGCGGCTGTCTTGAGCCGGTTGTGATGGCTATGCACGATAACTCCTTCGGTGCGCGGGCCGGTGGACCCGCTGACCGGTACAACACCGGGATACCCTCTCCACAATCCGGATATGACTGAGAGTTGCCTGGGAAAGGGCCATGTCGAGGGCCGAAGGCGGCCGAAATCACACCCGGAGGACGAACCTCACAGCGCGGCGA is from Micromonospora sp. WMMD1102 and encodes:
- the htpX gene encoding zinc metalloprotease HtpX is translated as MHSHHNRLKTAALLGLLTALILGVGYWFGGSGGLVIAVFVSLALNAASYFWSDKLALRSMRAQPVTEAEFPALYQMVRELATEAKQPMPRLYVSPTMQPNAFATGRNPKNAAVAVTQGITQILDYRELRGVIGHELSHVYNRDILISSVAAGLAGIITMLANIAWFIPLGGGDDEDSPNPAVLLLTLILGPIAATLIQLAISRNREFQADASGAALTRDPLALASALRKIHAGTKALPLPADNRLTSTAHLMIDNPFKGGGVANLFSTHPKMEERVRRLERMAATNVGPVQYQR